One Cytobacillus luteolus genomic window carries:
- the kynU gene encoding kynureninase — MKTNTFISTVDYARQLDREATTFRDEFYIKEEIYYMDGNSLGLLSKRAERTLLNSLQDWKELGIDGWMSGKQPWFEFSERLGALTAPLIGAQPEETIVTGSITANLHQVLATFYEPDGKRTKIVADELDFPSDIYAIKAQLKLHGLEPEEHLVLVKSRDGRTINEDDVIAAMTDEVAIVWLPSVLYRSGQLLDMKRLTAEAHRRGILIGFDLAHSIGALPHSLHDWGVDFAVWCNYKYLNSGPGGVGGMFVHSNHHGIAPGLAGWFSSKKDKQFDMEHELSHAETAGAFQVGTPHVLSIAPLLGSLEMFAEAGIERLREKSLHMTEYMMYLIEEELCEFGFEIGNPRENDRRGGHVCLEHHEAARICKALKDNNVIPDFRAPNVIRLAPMALYNTYEEIWQTITILKHIMKTEQYKNYENTRNVVA, encoded by the coding sequence GTGAAAACGAATACATTTATATCAACAGTCGATTATGCAAGACAATTAGACAGAGAAGCGACAACCTTTCGAGATGAATTTTACATAAAAGAAGAAATCTATTATATGGATGGTAATTCCTTAGGATTGTTATCCAAACGCGCCGAGAGAACACTACTAAACTCACTGCAAGATTGGAAAGAACTTGGAATTGATGGTTGGATGTCGGGGAAACAGCCCTGGTTTGAGTTTTCAGAAAGACTTGGAGCACTAACAGCACCATTGATTGGTGCCCAACCTGAAGAAACCATTGTAACAGGTTCAATTACAGCGAACCTTCACCAAGTATTGGCAACCTTTTATGAGCCAGATGGCAAACGTACAAAGATTGTTGCAGATGAACTAGATTTTCCTTCGGACATCTATGCGATAAAAGCTCAGTTAAAACTACATGGATTAGAGCCTGAGGAGCATCTTGTTTTAGTAAAATCCCGTGATGGTCGAACCATTAATGAAGATGATGTGATAGCTGCAATGACGGACGAGGTAGCGATTGTTTGGCTTCCATCTGTTTTATATAGAAGTGGACAACTTTTAGACATGAAACGTTTAACGGCAGAAGCTCATAGACGTGGTATTTTAATCGGATTTGATTTAGCTCATTCCATTGGTGCACTTCCTCATTCACTCCATGACTGGGGAGTGGACTTTGCGGTTTGGTGTAACTATAAATACTTAAACAGTGGTCCTGGTGGAGTTGGCGGAATGTTCGTTCATAGTAATCACCATGGTATTGCACCAGGTCTAGCAGGTTGGTTTAGCTCGAAAAAAGATAAACAGTTTGACATGGAACATGAGCTATCACATGCAGAAACAGCAGGGGCATTTCAAGTTGGGACACCACACGTCTTGAGCATAGCTCCACTTTTGGGATCGCTTGAAATGTTTGCAGAAGCAGGTATTGAAAGATTACGTGAGAAATCATTGCATATGACAGAGTATATGATGTATTTAATAGAGGAAGAGCTATGTGAGTTTGGTTTTGAAATAGGGAACCCACGAGAGAATGACCGCCGTGGAGGGCATGTCTGCTTGGAACACCACGAAGCAGCACGCATCTGTAAAGCACTAAAAGATAACAACGTCATCCCAGATTTTCGAGCACCAAACGTCATTCGCCTCGCACCAATGGCGCTCTACAACACCTATGAAGAAATCTGGCAAACCATCACAATCCTCAAACACATCATGAAAACCGAACAATACAAAAACTACGAAAACACACGCAACGTCGTAGCTTAA
- a CDS encoding transglycosylase domain-containing protein has protein sequence MERLQPYWEKIVHFWREKHITKIFLLLLLIFILLSMLFFAFMATTANVQSLKEGLRQSTIIIDKNGEEATSVVTNRTSGVVVEELPDHVKNAVIAIEDHRFFEHNGFDLLGITRAFFKNLFAGRITGGGSTITQQLTKNALLSPEKTYKRKIEELFLAVEIEKHYEKDEILQMYLNQVYFGSGAWGIEQAASKYFNKDIQKVTISEAATLAGLLQAPSAYNPYKNYDRAVNRRNVVLAKMHELGMITEAEWNHSKEEKLTLIEGKGSFIERKYPYYVDAVLDEAISKYGLTQEELLTRGYRIYTQLDPNIQSSLEKVYENKKHFPKGKKNTLVQSGAVLLDPSTGGVLGLVGGRGEYVFRGFNRATHIKAQPGSTMKPLVVYTPALENGYTVTSVLKDEPMTFGDYSPQNSSRKYSGEVQMYQALEKSLNVPTVWLLDQIGLEKGVDALQRFGIGIEDEDRYLGLALGGMHKGLSPLQLAEAYSTFSNEGKRYEGHLITRIVGPTGNVIAEHKPKSTKVTSKTVSNEITSMLLNVVETGTGTGTQIKGVTLAGKTGSTQLPYNDIKGTKDQWFVGYTPNLVGAVWLGYDKTDREHYLPNSTSEGVVPLFKASMEQSLQHVEPTEFSVLSVNDRLAGKEQKTVDRKKEIIETVDKIEETLKEEAPKWKEKIDSIILDIAEKSENLLEKLKNIRDE, from the coding sequence ATGGAGCGTTTACAGCCTTATTGGGAAAAGATCGTCCATTTTTGGAGAGAAAAGCATATTACGAAAATTTTCCTATTACTCTTATTGATTTTCATACTTTTATCGATGCTCTTTTTTGCTTTTATGGCGACCACGGCAAATGTACAGTCATTAAAGGAAGGGTTAAGACAATCGACAATTATTATAGATAAGAATGGTGAGGAAGCGACTTCTGTTGTAACGAACAGAACAAGTGGAGTTGTAGTTGAAGAATTACCCGACCATGTGAAAAATGCTGTTATAGCGATTGAAGATCACCGCTTTTTTGAACATAATGGTTTTGATCTTCTCGGTATTACCCGTGCCTTTTTTAAAAATTTGTTTGCTGGAAGAATCACCGGTGGAGGTAGTACAATTACACAGCAGTTAACGAAGAACGCCTTACTCTCGCCTGAAAAGACCTATAAACGTAAAATTGAGGAACTCTTTTTAGCGGTAGAAATTGAAAAACACTACGAAAAAGATGAAATCCTTCAAATGTACCTGAACCAAGTCTATTTTGGCAGTGGTGCTTGGGGAATTGAACAGGCGGCTAGTAAATACTTTAATAAAGATATTCAGAAGGTAACGATTAGTGAGGCTGCTACATTAGCGGGCTTGTTACAGGCACCTTCAGCTTATAATCCTTATAAAAATTACGATAGAGCGGTTAACAGGCGAAATGTTGTTTTAGCTAAAATGCATGAGTTAGGAATGATAACAGAAGCCGAATGGAACCATTCTAAAGAGGAAAAGCTTACCCTTATTGAAGGGAAGGGAAGCTTTATTGAAAGAAAGTATCCTTACTATGTGGATGCTGTGTTAGATGAAGCTATTTCTAAGTATGGTCTTACTCAAGAAGAGTTACTAACGAGAGGGTACAGAATCTACACACAACTCGACCCGAATATTCAATCCTCCTTGGAGAAAGTGTATGAAAACAAAAAACATTTTCCTAAAGGGAAAAAGAATACACTAGTGCAAAGCGGTGCGGTTTTACTGGATCCATCTACGGGTGGCGTTCTTGGATTAGTCGGTGGACGAGGAGAGTATGTGTTTCGTGGATTTAACAGAGCAACTCATATAAAAGCACAGCCAGGATCTACAATGAAACCACTAGTAGTTTATACACCTGCTCTAGAAAATGGCTATACTGTTACATCGGTATTGAAAGATGAACCTATGACCTTTGGGGACTATTCACCTCAAAATTCTTCGCGGAAATATAGTGGAGAAGTACAAATGTATCAGGCGTTGGAAAAGTCATTGAACGTTCCAACCGTTTGGTTATTAGATCAAATCGGGTTGGAAAAGGGTGTAGATGCTTTACAGCGGTTTGGTATTGGGATAGAGGATGAAGATAGATACCTTGGATTAGCACTAGGTGGGATGCACAAGGGGCTCTCTCCTTTACAATTAGCTGAAGCTTATTCAACATTTTCTAATGAAGGAAAAAGATATGAAGGACACCTGATTACTCGAATCGTTGGACCTACGGGGAATGTCATTGCTGAACATAAACCTAAGTCGACCAAGGTAACCTCTAAAACAGTTTCTAATGAAATTACTTCGATGTTGTTAAATGTGGTAGAAACAGGAACTGGAACCGGAACACAAATCAAAGGAGTTACACTTGCGGGAAAAACAGGCTCTACACAGCTTCCATATAATGATATTAAAGGTACAAAAGATCAATGGTTTGTAGGCTATACACCAAATCTAGTTGGAGCCGTATGGCTTGGTTACGACAAGACCGACAGAGAACACTATCTTCCAAATAGCACCTCAGAGGGAGTCGTTCCGCTCTTTAAGGCAAGCATGGAACAATCACTGCAACATGTGGAACCTACTGAATTCTCGGTTCTATCAGTGAATGACCGACTAGCGGGAAAAGAACAAAAAACAGTAGATCGAAAAAAGGAAATAATAGAAACAGTAGATAAAATCGAAGAAACACTAAAAGAAGAAGCACCAAAATGGAAAGAGAAAATTGACTCAATCATTCTTGATATAGCTGAAAAAAGTGAAAACCTACTAGAAAAACTTAAAAACATACGGGACGAATAA
- a CDS encoding DUF5667 domain-containing protein gives MFFDKKIRNVLATSAIATALTFSLGTSSAFASETTTTPETTEEQAVTTETTETTTTQISETTETEASAPEENEPSVEEVNLLPGDFFYFIKTFTEKLKLAFTFDDAEKAKAITEIMEERIKEAEALLAAGDEELAEETIQKAIEQMEVVLELTPDAVPTGETTDETSSEDADTADDSETTEETTVEEENAEVTGEETTEETVATEDSAEASVDPLAELREKLSQNIIALTAAMEKIQNPQAKAALAKNIKKAEKKLEKKIAKYLEEEEEYLEELIDIEEELAEGDLTEEEAEEEKAELLEEYSEEQEETIAEATKEVTKAIEKAEKKTEKALIKEAKKTEKADTKSNKKSEKDEDDLEKDNEKAEKAREKAQKEAEKERKKEEEAREKAEEEAKKAREKAEEEREKAKEKAEKARGNADKGKKNKGNDDDDEDNDEDDDR, from the coding sequence ATGTTTTTCGACAAGAAGATTAGAAATGTATTGGCAACGAGTGCGATTGCTACAGCTTTAACATTCTCATTGGGGACAAGCAGTGCATTCGCAAGTGAAACAACTACAACGCCTGAAACGACAGAAGAACAAGCAGTGACTACTGAGACAACTGAGACAACAACGACTCAGATTTCTGAAACAACTGAAACTGAAGCATCTGCTCCAGAAGAAAATGAACCATCTGTAGAAGAAGTAAATTTATTACCAGGAGATTTTTTTTACTTTATTAAAACATTTACTGAAAAGCTTAAGCTAGCTTTTACATTTGATGATGCTGAAAAAGCAAAAGCAATAACAGAAATTATGGAAGAACGAATTAAAGAAGCAGAAGCTCTTTTAGCTGCTGGTGATGAGGAACTTGCAGAAGAAACCATTCAAAAGGCAATTGAGCAAATGGAGGTAGTGTTGGAATTAACACCAGATGCTGTGCCAACAGGGGAAACTACTGATGAAACATCTTCGGAAGATGCAGATACTGCAGATGATTCAGAGACAACAGAGGAAACAACTGTCGAAGAAGAGAATGCTGAAGTAACTGGTGAGGAAACAACGGAGGAAACTGTGGCTACTGAAGATAGCGCCGAAGCTTCAGTTGATCCATTAGCAGAATTAAGAGAGAAACTCTCACAAAATATTATTGCATTAACGGCTGCAATGGAAAAAATCCAAAATCCTCAAGCAAAAGCTGCACTTGCTAAAAATATAAAAAAGGCTGAGAAAAAGCTAGAGAAAAAGATTGCTAAATATCTTGAAGAGGAAGAAGAGTACCTGGAAGAATTAATAGATATAGAAGAAGAGTTAGCTGAGGGTGACTTAACTGAAGAAGAGGCTGAAGAGGAAAAAGCTGAATTATTAGAAGAGTATAGTGAAGAGCAAGAAGAAACGATTGCTGAGGCAACGAAGGAAGTAACAAAAGCGATTGAAAAAGCAGAAAAGAAAACAGAAAAGGCTCTCATAAAAGAAGCTAAGAAGACAGAAAAGGCAGACACTAAATCTAATAAAAAGTCGGAAAAAGATGAAGATGACCTAGAAAAGGATAATGAAAAGGCAGAAAAAGCACGTGAGAAGGCTCAAAAAGAAGCTGAAAAAGAACGTAAAAAAGAAGAAGAAGCACGTGAGAAAGCTGAAGAAGAAGCTAAAAAGGCACGTGAAAAGGCAGAAGAAGAGCGTGAAAAAGCTAAAGAGAAGGCTGAGAAAGCACGTGGAAATGCAGATAAAGGCAAGAAAAATAAAGGCAATGATGACGACGATGAAGACAACGACGAAGATGATGACAGATAA
- a CDS encoding alpha-amylase family glycosyl hydrolase, whose translation MKRKNMKVLSLLMIFSLVIQLFSGAFYFEKISAETLEERTVTLVGNLQSELVNGDDTIDWDPTLEATRMTHTGNDFYTFTGTLPAGTYEYKVAINGSWDESYGDNGNNISINLAEESEVTFYYNDKTHAVTDSVKYEAIAADKQPRVVGSLQDEVGAGSEWSPAESNLFLLDDNFDNVYILSVNVPAGSYDFKVVLGSTWDDAAYPGQNAKLSFSNDALVTFSFNNDTKEVTSTAVEESETPPPGEEIPGRNVVLVGSLQDELGHSVDWDPAASTTKMKHVGNDLYTFTGTLPAGQYAYKIAIGGSWDENYGAGGRSGGDISLNLEQSTEVTFYYHDQTHAIANSTFYTPIPRDKTPRIVGDIQPDINAGDDWSPATSTAFMTDYDFNNTYEYRTVVPKGNHEFKVVLGNDWGEQYPGENFKLNVVEATEVTFTFNNLTKEVLTDYKPSGSDGTVDQGMLYHNTWNNAYRQPFGAISAGETVTLRLAAKKDDLTRATLYVRNYLTGNTKMVNMEYVGWTDVQSQGNLEFWEATFTPEDKGVHGYKFIAGDGMAIAEYGEDTLEGEVGSAANSNAGLFQLTVYDPSYQTPDWMKEAVVYQIFPDRFFNGNPKNDTAKENARGEEPIERPDSWDTLPDNPRIGEKDPGNYTGDGIWSNDFFGGDIAGIHQKLDYIQSLGVNTLYLNPVAKAASNHKYDATDFKEVDPMFGSPEEFKAFTDELARRDMHLILDGVFNHVADDSIYFDRYGKYETVGAYEYWAKIYDLMNEKGLTQKKAEQEAHVYFKKDKQKFSRYGFHNWFNIENEIIDEGKPTERYKYQAWWGFDSLPEIKSIPGEAVNYDSELNNKQFANYIFYERDSVAKSWLTNGGSGWRLDVANEVDMEFWREFRKELKNGNYKRGATLKDGEQPLILGEIWDDASKYFLGDQYDSVMNYRFERAILGYLENGNAGQAEKQLKAVQEDYPEEAFYALMNLLGSHDTPRAVYLLGGGTDSFERAEFDSNYNHELGVQRLKLASIIQMGYAGAPTIYYGDEAGVTGSKDPDDRRTYPWGKEDQDLISHYKKIGAVREDNASLFAYGELHHAYAKDDVLVYVRTNDEKAAIVAINRGSEDRTIELQVKDLIANGVNFIDQLDSKYEAVTRDGVIELKIPKMSGRMLVSENLPTKVEPVTSLSATEGSKTAQLNWNGNGVEYVVYQTTVEGALYRKIGKTSDETFTVENLQNGRQYFFAVVSVDENGNESEKVATSAVIPHYDLTAEWVGNLTTLENSTLDLSAAQVISAELYVEGATETEQAEGVIARLEMKKDSETQWEILKAGYAGQAGNNNVFSGSFLPLEVGTYEYRIGVSSDLGREWKYTETTNTVTFVQDEADQTAPATAVELAQPMQESGQVNLSWTVVDSEDPYLYTILRDGIVIDQVVDGSLTSYRDYQVENGKTYQYQVRVYDKVGNFVDSNIVTVTPDIVMVQVTFKVNAPDYTPLTTSVNMPNSINGWNAGAWSMTRNGAVTPDWEYTVEVQEGTEITYKYVKGNSWDQEGLADHTPNNRTDDDISYYGYGAIGTDMKVVVQNQGNNKMVVQDYIVRWIDMPVVVTSHENNATVTTETIELKGTAIKGGVLTINGEQVTINDDMSFSHTVTLAEGKNDINISIKPSEDSKKNIFNNDSGAIAKNTKTIVLTVNKQ comes from the coding sequence GTGAAAAGGAAAAACATGAAAGTACTTTCTTTACTTATGATTTTTTCATTAGTTATCCAGCTGTTTTCTGGTGCTTTTTACTTTGAAAAAATAAGTGCCGAAACACTAGAAGAGCGAACTGTCACTTTAGTAGGGAATCTTCAATCAGAACTAGTAAATGGTGATGATACTATAGATTGGGATCCTACGTTGGAAGCAACTAGAATGACCCATACGGGTAATGATTTTTACACATTCACAGGAACTCTTCCGGCGGGTACCTATGAATACAAGGTTGCCATTAATGGGAGCTGGGATGAAAGTTACGGAGACAATGGTAATAATATATCTATTAATCTAGCAGAAGAATCGGAAGTTACTTTTTACTATAATGATAAAACACATGCTGTAACTGACTCAGTTAAATATGAGGCAATTGCTGCAGATAAACAGCCAAGAGTTGTAGGAAGCTTACAAGATGAAGTAGGAGCAGGTTCTGAATGGAGTCCAGCTGAATCAAACTTATTTTTACTAGATGATAATTTTGATAACGTTTACATATTATCTGTAAATGTGCCAGCAGGGTCTTATGATTTTAAGGTTGTTCTGGGCTCTACTTGGGATGATGCGGCGTATCCAGGTCAAAATGCAAAATTAAGTTTTTCAAATGATGCACTTGTTACCTTTTCATTTAACAATGATACAAAAGAAGTGACATCCACAGCAGTAGAAGAAAGTGAAACTCCACCCCCTGGAGAAGAAATACCAGGGAGAAATGTTGTTTTAGTTGGTAGTCTACAAGATGAGCTTGGTCACAGTGTAGACTGGGATCCAGCTGCTTCTACAACAAAAATGAAACATGTCGGAAATGATCTTTATACTTTTACTGGCACATTACCGGCAGGTCAATATGCATATAAAATTGCAATTGGTGGTAGTTGGGATGAAAACTATGGTGCAGGAGGAAGAAGTGGCGGGGATATATCTCTAAATCTGGAACAAAGCACAGAGGTTACTTTCTACTATCATGATCAAACTCATGCCATTGCGAATTCAACTTTTTATACCCCCATTCCAAGAGATAAAACCCCGCGCATTGTAGGGGATATTCAACCAGATATTAATGCCGGAGATGACTGGAGTCCTGCCACCTCTACTGCATTTATGACAGACTATGATTTTAATAACACCTACGAATATAGAACTGTAGTGCCAAAAGGGAATCATGAATTTAAGGTTGTATTAGGAAATGACTGGGGAGAACAATATCCAGGGGAAAACTTTAAGTTAAATGTAGTGGAGGCAACAGAGGTCACCTTTACTTTTAATAATCTTACAAAAGAAGTGTTAACAGATTACAAACCAAGTGGTTCTGACGGAACAGTTGACCAAGGAATGTTATATCACAATACGTGGAATAATGCATACCGTCAACCATTTGGTGCAATTTCAGCCGGTGAAACGGTAACTTTACGATTGGCTGCGAAAAAGGATGATTTAACAAGAGCTACTCTGTATGTTAGAAACTATTTAACAGGCAACACCAAAATGGTGAATATGGAGTACGTGGGCTGGACAGATGTTCAAAGCCAAGGGAATTTAGAATTTTGGGAAGCAACCTTTACACCTGAAGATAAAGGTGTTCATGGTTATAAGTTTATCGCGGGAGATGGCATGGCAATAGCTGAATATGGTGAAGATACGCTTGAAGGTGAAGTTGGTAGTGCGGCTAATAGTAACGCTGGATTGTTCCAACTAACGGTCTATGACCCTAGCTATCAAACACCAGATTGGATGAAGGAAGCGGTTGTCTATCAAATCTTCCCGGATCGCTTTTTCAATGGAAATCCAAAAAATGATACAGCAAAAGAAAATGCACGTGGTGAAGAGCCAATTGAGCGACCAGATAGTTGGGATACCCTACCTGATAATCCTCGTATTGGTGAAAAGGACCCAGGCAACTATACTGGAGATGGCATCTGGAGTAATGATTTCTTCGGAGGAGACATTGCCGGAATCCATCAAAAATTAGATTATATACAATCACTTGGTGTAAATACTCTTTATTTAAATCCAGTTGCTAAAGCTGCATCAAATCATAAGTATGATGCGACCGATTTTAAAGAGGTTGATCCGATGTTCGGTTCACCCGAGGAGTTTAAGGCGTTTACAGATGAATTAGCAAGACGTGATATGCATTTAATTTTAGACGGGGTATTTAATCACGTTGCCGATGATTCAATTTACTTTGACCGTTATGGAAAATATGAAACGGTTGGAGCCTATGAATATTGGGCAAAAATTTATGATTTAATGAATGAAAAAGGATTGACGCAAAAGAAAGCCGAGCAGGAAGCCCATGTTTATTTTAAAAAGGATAAACAAAAATTCAGTCGTTATGGCTTCCATAACTGGTTTAATATCGAAAATGAAATCATTGATGAAGGTAAGCCAACTGAGCGTTATAAATACCAAGCTTGGTGGGGCTTTGATAGTTTGCCAGAAATTAAATCGATTCCAGGTGAAGCAGTAAACTATGATAGTGAGCTAAATAACAAGCAGTTCGCAAATTATATTTTTTATGAAAGAGATTCTGTTGCAAAAAGTTGGTTAACTAACGGTGGATCTGGTTGGCGTTTAGACGTAGCCAATGAGGTTGACATGGAGTTTTGGAGAGAGTTCCGTAAAGAGTTGAAAAACGGTAATTACAAGCGCGGAGCAACACTTAAGGATGGCGAACAGCCATTAATCCTTGGGGAAATCTGGGATGATGCTTCTAAATATTTCCTTGGAGATCAATATGATTCGGTCATGAACTATCGTTTTGAGCGTGCGATTTTAGGTTACTTAGAAAATGGAAATGCCGGGCAAGCTGAGAAACAGTTGAAGGCAGTTCAAGAGGATTACCCAGAGGAAGCATTTTACGCGTTAATGAATTTATTAGGTTCACATGACACGCCAAGAGCGGTGTATTTACTAGGCGGTGGAACTGATTCATTTGAGCGTGCGGAGTTTGACTCGAATTATAATCATGAGCTTGGTGTGCAGCGCCTTAAGTTAGCGTCGATTATCCAAATGGGCTATGCCGGTGCACCAACCATTTACTATGGTGATGAAGCAGGTGTAACAGGCTCGAAGGATCCAGATGATAGACGTACGTATCCATGGGGCAAAGAGGATCAGGATCTAATCTCTCATTATAAAAAAATTGGAGCAGTCCGTGAAGACAATGCGAGTCTCTTTGCATATGGTGAACTTCACCATGCATATGCGAAGGATGATGTGTTAGTGTATGTTCGAACAAATGATGAAAAGGCAGCGATTGTTGCGATAAATAGAGGTAGTGAGGACAGAACGATTGAGCTACAAGTAAAGGATTTAATTGCAAATGGTGTAAACTTTATTGATCAATTGGATTCAAAATATGAGGCTGTTACTCGAGATGGAGTGATTGAACTTAAAATACCTAAGATGTCTGGAAGAATGCTCGTTTCAGAAAATCTTCCAACGAAGGTTGAGCCAGTAACATCTTTATCTGCAACGGAGGGTTCAAAAACAGCTCAGTTAAACTGGAATGGCAATGGTGTTGAATACGTCGTATATCAAACAACAGTTGAGGGAGCACTTTATCGAAAAATCGGTAAAACGTCTGATGAAACTTTTACAGTTGAAAACCTTCAAAATGGACGTCAATATTTCTTCGCAGTGGTTTCCGTTGATGAAAATGGAAATGAGTCTGAAAAGGTAGCTACAAGTGCTGTTATCCCTCATTATGATCTAACAGCAGAATGGGTAGGGAATTTAACGACATTAGAAAATAGTACGCTAGATTTATCAGCTGCACAGGTAATTAGCGCAGAATTATATGTTGAAGGTGCAACCGAAACTGAGCAAGCGGAAGGTGTTATAGCCAGATTAGAAATGAAAAAGGACAGTGAAACTCAGTGGGAAATCCTGAAGGCAGGATATGCAGGGCAGGCCGGAAATAATAATGTATTCTCAGGTAGCTTCCTACCTTTAGAAGTTGGCACCTATGAGTACAGAATCGGTGTTTCCTCAGACTTGGGGCGTGAATGGAAATATACAGAAACCACTAATACGGTCACTTTCGTACAAGATGAAGCGGACCAAACGGCACCAGCTACAGCTGTCGAGCTTGCACAGCCGATGCAAGAATCTGGTCAGGTTAACTTAAGTTGGACAGTAGTAGACTCAGAGGATCCATACCTATACACGATTTTACGTGATGGTATTGTAATCGATCAGGTGGTTGATGGCTCGTTAACATCTTACCGTGACTACCAGGTTGAAAACGGAAAAACGTACCAATATCAAGTTCGCGTTTATGATAAAGTAGGTAATTTTGTAGATTCAAACATAGTTACCGTTACTCCTGATATTGTTATGGTTCAGGTAACCTTTAAAGTAAATGCACCAGATTATACACCGCTAACGACAAGTGTTAACATGCCAAACAGTATAAATGGCTGGAATGCCGGGGCGTGGTCAATGACACGTAACGGAGCTGTTACACCTGATTGGGAGTATACAGTCGAAGTTCAAGAAGGAACTGAAATTACCTATAAGTATGTAAAGGGTAATTCATGGGATCAAGAAGGCCTTGCGGACCACACACCGAATAATCGTACAGATGATGATATCAGTTACTATGGTTATGGTGCGATTGGAACCGATATGAAAGTTGTCGTACAGAATCAGGGCAATAATAAAATGGTAGTTCAAGATTACATTGTACGTTGGATTGATATGCCTGTTGTCGTAACCTCTCATGAAAACAATGCTACGGTAACAACTGAAACAATCGAATTAAAGGGTACAGCAATTAAAGGTGGAGTCCTCACCATTAATGGGGAACAAGTTACTATTAATGATGATATGTCGTTCAGTCATACAGTTACTTTGGCTGAGGGTAAAAACGACATCAATATCTCCATTAAACCATCAGAAGACAGCAAGAAGAACATCTTTAATAACGATAGTGGAGCAATAGCTAAAAACACAAAAACAATTGTCCTAACTGTGAACAAACAATGA